In Populus nigra chromosome 1, ddPopNigr1.1, whole genome shotgun sequence, one genomic interval encodes:
- the LOC133695096 gene encoding cytochrome P450 94B3, with the protein MANPMSLFVLQVLSFLLLYILLLYLFNVILSRFRRVQEFSGHKPPTYPIIGCLISFYKNRGRLLDWYTELLAESATNTIVVHRLGARRTIVTANPKNVEYMLKTNFNNFPKGQPFTEILGDFLGYGIFNVDGELWRAQRKFASHEFSAKSLREFFMITLEEEVEKGLLPILESLAVTAEVVDLQELLRRFAFNMVLKVSLGIDRCCLDPSQPVPPLTRAFDEASEICAKRGAAPLFIVWKMKKWLGIGSERQLKSAVEEVHRYVSEIIIHKKRMIEEGESRSEDLLSRLILAGHEEEVIRDMVISFIMAGRDTTSAAMTWLFWLLSCHPDIEKEVVKETRLLMERMLDYDSLKELNLLKACLCESMRLYPPIAWDSKHAVVSDLLPDNTPVRAGDRVTYFPYGMGRMEALWGEDCFKFKPDRWFVEVNDRRELQEVCPCKFPIFQAGPRVCLGKEMAFIQMKYVMASILDRFKIKPLSSASPVFVPLLTAHMAGGLEVLVQKRTQTTSINKQLN; encoded by the coding sequence ATGGCAAACCCCATGTCTCTCTTCGTCCTGCAGGTCCTATCATTCTTGTTGTTGTATATATTGCTTCTCTACCTTTTCAACGTAATTCTGAGCAGATTTCGGCGTGTTCAAGAGTTCTCCGGCCACAAGCCTCCGACGTATCCTATAATAGGATGTTTGATCTCATTCTACAAGAACCGGGGTCGTTTGTTGGATTGGTATACTGAACTGCTTGCAGAATCGGCTACCAACACAATTGTAGTGCACCGCCTTGGTGCACGAAGAACCATCGTGACAGCTAACCCCAAAAATGTCGAGTATATGCTCAAAACCAACTTTAACAACTTTCCCAAAGGGCAGCCCTTCACTGAAATTCTTGGGGACTTTCTTGGTTATGGTATATTCAACGTGGACGGGGAGCTTTGGCGCGCACAACGCAAGTTCGCCAGCCATGAGTTTTCCGCGAAATCCTTACGAGAGTTCTTCATGATCACATTGGAGGAAGAAGTAGAGAAGGGGCTGCTACCAATTTTGGAATCATTGGCGGTGACAGCAGAGGTGGTGGATTTGCAGGAGTTGCTAAGACGGTTTGCGTTCAACATGGTCCTTAAGGTTTCACTAGGGATTGATCGATGCTGTTTAGATCCTTCTCAACCAGTTCCACCTCTTACAAGAGCTTTCGACGAGGCATCGGAGATATGCGCAAAACGAGGAGCTGCTCCCCTCTTCATAGTTTGGAAGATGAAGAAATGGCTCGGGATTGGATCTGAGCGACAGCTCAAGAGCGCGGTTGAAGAGGTTCATCGATATGTTTCTGAGATAATCATCCACAAGAAAAGGATGATTGAAGAGGGAGAGAGTCGCAGTGAAGACCTCCTCTCTCGGCTTATATTGGCCGGCCATGAAGAGGAGGTCATAAGAGACATGGTGATAAGCTTCATCATGGCAGGCAGGGATACAACCTCAGCTGCAATGACATGGCTATTCTGGTTGCTCTCTTGTCATCCAGATATAGAGAAGGAAGTGGTGAAAGAGACAAGACTTCTAATGGAAAGAATGTTAGATTATGACTCATTGAAGGAGTTAAATCTGTTGAAGGCATGCCTATGCGAGTCAATGAGGCTCTACCCACCCATAGCCTGGGACTCGAAGCATGCCGTAGTCAGTGACTTGTTGCCAGACAACACTCCCGTCCGGGCAGGAGACAGGGTGACCTACTTCCCCTACGGGATGGGAAGAATGGAAGCGCTATGGGGCGAGGACTGTTTCAAGTTCAAACCAGACCGGTGGTTTGTTGAGGTAAATGACAGGAGAGAACTCCAGGAGGTATGTCCTTGCAAATTCCCAATCTTTCAAGCTGGTCCCAGGGTGTGTCTTGGAAAAGAAATGGCCTTCATTCAGATGAAGTACGTGATGGCTTCAATTCTTGACCGGTTCAAGATTAAACCCCTAAGTTCAGCTAGCCCAGTCTTTGTCCCACTCTTGACCGCTCACATGGCCGGCGGACTAGAAGTTTTGGTCCAAAAGAGGACTCAGACGACGAGCATAAACAAGCAATTAAATTAG
- the LOC133680513 gene encoding sulfite oxidase isoform X2: MPGVKGPSDYLQEPPRHPSLQINSKYPFNAEPPRSALVSSYVTPVDLFYKRNHGPIPVVDDIERYSVLIRGLIDNPRELFMRDIKMLPKYNVTATLQCAGNRRTAMSKVKTVKGVGWDVSAIGNGVWGGAKLADVLELVGISKLTSTTKSGGKHVEFVSIDKCKEENGGPYKASIPLSQATNPEADVLVAYEMNGEPLNRDHGYPLRVVVPGVIGARSVKWLDCINIIAEESQGFFMQKDYKMFPPSVNWDNINWSTRRPQMDFPVQSAICSLEDVTAIKPGKVKVSGYAASGGGRGIDRVDVSVDGGKTWVEASRYQKPGVQYISDDMNSDKWAWVLFDVTVDAPQSTEIVVKAVDSAANVQPENVQEIWNLRGILNTSWHRVQVRVGHSNM; this comes from the exons ATGCCAGGAGTGAAAGGACCTTCAGATTACTTGCAAGAACCACCTCGTCACCCTTCCCTCCAAATCAATTCCAAG TATCCTTTCAATGCCGAACCACCTCGTTCGGCCTTGGTTTCTTCTTATGTGACGCCTGTGGATTTGTTCTACAAGAGAAATCATGGTCCCATTCCAGTTGTTGATGACATAGAAAG ATACTCTGTTTTGATTCGTGGTTTGATCGACAACCCTAGAGAACTGTTCATGAGAGATATCAA GATGCTTCCAAAATATAATGTCACTGCCACCTTACAG TGTGCTGGAAACAGAAGGACTGCCATGAGCAAAGTCAAAACAGTGAAAGGGGTGGGCTGGGATGTTTCTGCTATTGGAAATG GTGTCTGGGGTGGTGCCAAATTGGCTGATGTTCTTGAACTTGTTGGGATATCTAAGTTGACAAGTACCACTAAATCAGGTGGAAAACATGTTGAATTTGTAAGCATTGATAAGTGTAAG GAGGAGAATGGAGGCCCATACAAGGCATCAATTCCGCTCAGTCAGGCTACAAACCCTGAAGCTGATGTTTTGGTTGCTTATGAGATGAATGGAGAG CCTCTAAACAGGGATCATGGTTATCCATTGCGAGTGGTTGTACCAGGTGTTATAGGTGCCCGATCTGTCAAATGGTTGGATTGTATCAACATCATTGCAGAAGAATCCCAG GGATTCTTTATGCAAAAGGACTATAAAATGTTTCCTCCTTCAGTGAATTGGGACAACATCAATTGGTCTACAAGGAGGCCACAAATGGATTTTCCTGTTCAG AGTGCAATTTGTTCATTAGAGGATGTCACTGCAATAAAGCCTGGGAAG GTTAAAGTCAGTGGATATGCAGCATCTGGAGGTGGCCGTGGAATTGATAGAGTAGATGTGTCTGTTGATGGTGGCAAAACCTGGGTGGAAGCCTCCAGGTACCAGAAGCCTGGCGTCCAATACATCTCAGATGATATGAACAGTGACAAATGGGCCTGGGTTCTTTTTGATGTGACAGTTGATGCTCCACAGAGCACAGAGATAGTTGTTAAAGCA GTGGACTCGGCAGCAAATGTCCAGCCTGAAAATGTGCAGGAGATTTGGAATTTGAGAGGGATACTCAACACTTCATGGCACCGGGTTCAGGTCCGAGTTGGTCACTCAAATATGtaa
- the LOC133680513 gene encoding sulfite oxidase isoform X1 — MLWACCYCIAEFLLHPVMVFLYFTLLQYPFNAEPPRSALVSSYVTPVDLFYKRNHGPIPVVDDIERYSVLIRGLIDNPRELFMRDIKMLPKYNVTATLQCAGNRRTAMSKVKTVKGVGWDVSAIGNGVWGGAKLADVLELVGISKLTSTTKSGGKHVEFVSIDKCKEENGGPYKASIPLSQATNPEADVLVAYEMNGEPLNRDHGYPLRVVVPGVIGARSVKWLDCINIIAEESQGFFMQKDYKMFPPSVNWDNINWSTRRPQMDFPVQSAICSLEDVTAIKPGKVKVSGYAASGGGRGIDRVDVSVDGGKTWVEASRYQKPGVQYISDDMNSDKWAWVLFDVTVDAPQSTEIVVKAVDSAANVQPENVQEIWNLRGILNTSWHRVQVRVGHSNM, encoded by the exons ATGTTGTGGGCATGCTGTTACTGTATCGCCGAGTTTCTATTGCATCCAGTgatggtatttttatattttacactGTTGCAGTATCCTTTCAATGCCGAACCACCTCGTTCGGCCTTGGTTTCTTCTTATGTGACGCCTGTGGATTTGTTCTACAAGAGAAATCATGGTCCCATTCCAGTTGTTGATGACATAGAAAG ATACTCTGTTTTGATTCGTGGTTTGATCGACAACCCTAGAGAACTGTTCATGAGAGATATCAA GATGCTTCCAAAATATAATGTCACTGCCACCTTACAG TGTGCTGGAAACAGAAGGACTGCCATGAGCAAAGTCAAAACAGTGAAAGGGGTGGGCTGGGATGTTTCTGCTATTGGAAATG GTGTCTGGGGTGGTGCCAAATTGGCTGATGTTCTTGAACTTGTTGGGATATCTAAGTTGACAAGTACCACTAAATCAGGTGGAAAACATGTTGAATTTGTAAGCATTGATAAGTGTAAG GAGGAGAATGGAGGCCCATACAAGGCATCAATTCCGCTCAGTCAGGCTACAAACCCTGAAGCTGATGTTTTGGTTGCTTATGAGATGAATGGAGAG CCTCTAAACAGGGATCATGGTTATCCATTGCGAGTGGTTGTACCAGGTGTTATAGGTGCCCGATCTGTCAAATGGTTGGATTGTATCAACATCATTGCAGAAGAATCCCAG GGATTCTTTATGCAAAAGGACTATAAAATGTTTCCTCCTTCAGTGAATTGGGACAACATCAATTGGTCTACAAGGAGGCCACAAATGGATTTTCCTGTTCAG AGTGCAATTTGTTCATTAGAGGATGTCACTGCAATAAAGCCTGGGAAG GTTAAAGTCAGTGGATATGCAGCATCTGGAGGTGGCCGTGGAATTGATAGAGTAGATGTGTCTGTTGATGGTGGCAAAACCTGGGTGGAAGCCTCCAGGTACCAGAAGCCTGGCGTCCAATACATCTCAGATGATATGAACAGTGACAAATGGGCCTGGGTTCTTTTTGATGTGACAGTTGATGCTCCACAGAGCACAGAGATAGTTGTTAAAGCA GTGGACTCGGCAGCAAATGTCCAGCCTGAAAATGTGCAGGAGATTTGGAATTTGAGAGGGATACTCAACACTTCATGGCACCGGGTTCAGGTCCGAGTTGGTCACTCAAATATGtaa